A DNA window from Andrena cerasifolii isolate SP2316 chromosome 16, iyAndCera1_principal, whole genome shotgun sequence contains the following coding sequences:
- the LOC143377630 gene encoding sodium channel protein Nach encodes MVLRGQPKPKPLTSVDYGRRSGLKLVIKKDIFALDDDNVEESNEFTKTVSNSDSIMVLLHHSMDFPGLNTNAYIVQKTTELEVGIKPELIKKPADLYHRNKANEVVAVCIANDKNILEYFPVYRYSNCYANCRVRAMIKLCGCLPFIYSHIAKFHQIDSCETDGLACIQMNSKRISIVRDVHNNNFTCSCRTPCDDVIYEGYPNSIALLKPELSASYKNVTANNALLRVFMQSQIYQITETLPAADEVYLLASIGGIFSLFLGCSFLSLVEILYFLGLICRAVFSRRRSGSAIGKGRLAHDNFANTRPSFS; translated from the exons ATGGTGCTTAGAGGACAACCGAAACCGAAACCCCTGACCTCCGTGGATTATGGTCGAAGGAGTGGGCTGAAGCTGGTCATAAAGAAAGACATATTCGCCCTCGACGACGACAACGTCGAGGAGTCCAACGAATTCACTAAGACGGTCTCGAATAGTGACAGCATCATG GTGCTCCTTCACCACAGCATGGACTTCCCGGGACTCAACACCAACGCGTACATTGTGCAGAAGACCACCGAACTGGAG GTGGGCATAAAGCCAGAGCTAATCAAGAAGCCAGCGGACCTTTACCACCGTAACAAAGCCAACGAAGTAGTCGCCGTGTGCATCGCGAACGACAAGAACATCCTCGAGTACTTCCCCGTCTATCGGTACTCGAACTGCTACGCGAACTGCAGAGTCAGAGCCATGATCAAGCTGTGTGGATGCCTGCCATTCATCTACAGCCACATCGCGAAATTCCATCAGATCGAC TCCTGCGAGACGGACGGCCTGGCCTGCATCCAGATGAACTCCAAGCGGATAAGCATCGTCCGAGACGTTCACAACAACAATTTCACGTGCTCCTGCCGAACCCCGTGCGACGACGTGATCTACGAAGGCTACCCGAACTCGATAGCCCTGCTGAAGCCGGAACTGTCGGCTTCCTA CAAAAACGTCACGGCCAACAACGCTTTGCTCAGAGTGTTCATGCAGTCGCAGATCTATCAGATCACGGAGACGCTCCCCGCGGCTGACGAAGTTTACCTGCTGG CGTCTATAGGTGGGATATTCAGCCTGTTCCTCGGCTGCAGCTTCCTCAGCCTCGTGGAGATCCTGTATTTCCTCGGCCTAATATGCCGCGCGGTCTTCTCGCGTCGACGAAGCGGCTCTGCCATCGGAAAGGGGCGACTGGCCCACGATAACTTCGCAAACACGCGGCCAAGTTTTTCCTAA
- the LOC143377631 gene encoding sodium channel protein Nach-like translates to MSKQFAVRNQGFLYFNNDNTNVQKRPFGKTIQVAHARAITDASDSPKKRDKVPTVRDVVNDFFESTSMHGFQYFGKTDIRVGVFGKIFWACTILTGFVCLSLMVIQFMHRYNDNPTNTYIKSFYNPMVEAPFPAVTVCPLTPIPLHRRLAIFDGITVPENMSRDAVMNILKYGNYITLPYATKQYKEIETLKLILEANHWSLTDFLKLLKPCEDVMEGCWWSSERIDCSESIKISYTSYGLCCSFNYLLEDYVGREKQVY, encoded by the exons ATGTCGAAACAATTCGCCGTCAGGAACCAAGGGTTCTTATACTTCAACAACGACAACACGAACGTCCAGAAGCGACCGTTCGGCAAAACGATTCAAGTGGCCCACGCGAGGGCTATCACCGACGCGTCCGACTCTCCCAAGAAGAGGGATAAAGTGCCGACCGTTCGAGACGTGGTGAACGATTTCTTCGAGAGCACCTCGATGCACGGTTTCCAGTACTTTGGGAAAACCGACATCCGGGTCGGTGTCTTCGGCAAGATCTTCTGGGCCTGCACTATCCTCACTGGATTCGTCT GTTTAAGCTTGATGGTGATACAGTTTATGCATCGTTACAACGACAACCCAACCAACACCTACATAAAGTCGTTCTACAATCCGATGGTGGAGGCTCCGTTTCCAGCCGTCACCGTCTGCCCCCTGACCCCAATTCCTCTTCACAGACGGTTGGCGATCTTCGATGGAATCACTGTGCCCGAGAACATGAGCAGAGACGCCGTCATGAATATTTTAAA ATACGGCAACTACATAACGCTCCCCTACGCGACAAAGCAGTACAAGGAGATCGAAACGCTGAAGCTGATACTGGAGGCGAACCACTGGAGTCTTACAGACTTCCTGAAGCTCCTCAAGCCCTGCGAGGACGTGATGGAAGGCTGTTGGTGGAGCAGCGAGCGTATAGATTGCTCCGAGTCCATCAAGATCTCCTACACGTCCTACGGGCTCTGCTGCTCCTTCAACTATCTCCTCGAAGATTACGTGGGCCGTGAAAAGCAAGTATATTAA